The Xiphophorus maculatus strain JP 163 A chromosome 23, X_maculatus-5.0-male, whole genome shotgun sequence genome contains a region encoding:
- the dusp1 gene encoding dual specificity protein phosphatase 1: MYLDLTLITRCTTMVIMEVPTINCATLRSLVEGDVPGCLVLDCRSFLSFNASHISGSTNVRFSTIVRRRARGGLGLEHIVPNEDTRNRLLSGEYQSVVLLDERSTDLGQAKKDGTLMLAVNALCRSPCGISVFILQGGFDSFSSEYPEMCTKASPPQGLSLSLSARNPESADPNCSPCNTPLYDQGGPVEILPFLYLGSAYHASRKDMLDMLGITALINVSSNCPNHFEDSFLYKSIPVEDNHKADISSWFNEAIEFIDSVRNNGGRVFVHCQAGISRSATICLAYLMRTNRVKLDEAFEFVKQRRSIISPNFSFMGQLLQFESQVLASSTCSSEAGSPAISKSSTVFNFPVSIPVHASSGQLAFRHSPITTSPSC, encoded by the exons ATGTATTTGGATTTGACACTCATAACCCGCTGTACTACTATGGTGATAATGGAAGTTCCCACCATCAACTGCGCGACCCTCCGTTCTCTAGTGGAGGGCGACGTCCCGGGGTGCCTGGTGCTGGACTGCCGCTCCTTTCTCTCCTTCAACGCCTCTCACATCTCCGGCTCCACCAATGTGCGTTTTAGCACCATAGTCCGGAGGAGGGCGAGGGGCGGGCTGGGGCTGGAGCACATCGTGCCCAACGAGGACACCAGGAACCGGCTCCTGTCCGGGGAGTACCAGTCCGTGGTGCTGCTGGACGAACGGAGCACAGACCTGGGCCAGGCTAAGAAGGACGGGACGCTGATGCTGGCTGTCAATGCGCTCTGCCGCAGCCCCTGTGGAATCAGCGTGTTTATTCTCCAAG gtggATTTGACAGTTTTTCCTCTGAGTATCCAGAGATGTGCACCAAAGCTTCCCCTCCTCAAGGGCTCAGCTTATCACTGAGTGCCAGAAATCCAGAGAGTGCAGACCCAAACTGCAGTCCCTGCAACACACCTCTATATGATCAG GGTGGTCCTGTGGAGATTCTGCCGTTCCTGTATCTTGGCAGTGCTTACCACGCTTCTAGAAAAGACATGCTGGACATGCTCGGGATCACTGCCCTGATCAACGTCTCCTCCAACTGTCCCAACCACTTCGAGGACTCCTTTCTGTACAAAAGCATCCCGGTGGAGGACAACCACAAAGCCGACATCAGCTCCTGGTTCAACGAGGCGATAGAGTTTATTG ATTCGGTGAGAAACAACGGGGGTCGCGTGTTCGTGCATTGTCAGGCCGGCATCTCCCGCTCTGCCACCATCTGCCTCGCCTACCTCATGCGCACCAACCGTGTGAAGCTGGACGAGGCCTTTGAGTTCGTCAAGCAGCGCCGCAGCATCATCTCccccaacttcagcttcatggGTCAGCTCCTCCAGTTCGAGTCCCAGGTCCTGGCCTCCTCTACTTGCTCCTCGGAGGCAGGAAGCCCGGCAATCAGCAAAAGCAGTACCGTGTTCAACTTCCCCGTCTCCATCCCGGTTCACGCTTCGTCCGGTCAGCTCGCCTTCCGCCACAGTCCCATCACGACCTCCCCCAGCTGCTGA
- the ergic1 gene encoding endoplasmic reticulum-Golgi intermediate compartment protein 1 encodes MPFDVRRFDIYRKVPKDLTQPTYTGAFISILCCVFILFLFLSELTGFIATEIVNELYVDDPDKDSGGKIDVSLNISLPNLHCDLVGLDIQDEMGRHEVGHIDNSMKIPLNQGEGCRFEGEFTVNKVPGNFHVSTHGATAQPQSPDMTHTIHKLAFGEKLQVQKVQGAFNALGGANRLSSNPLASHDYILKIVPTVYEDLSGRQRFSYQYTVANKEYVAYSHTGRIIPAIWFRYDLSPITVKYTERRQPFYRFITTICAIIGGTFTVAGIIDSCIFTASEAWKKIQIGKMS; translated from the exons ATGCCTTTCGATGTTAGGAG attTGATATCTACAGGAAAGTGCCAAAAGATCTCACCCAGCCAACCTACACAGGAGCTTTCA TATCCATCCTCTGCTGCGTCTTCAtactcttcctcttcctgtccgAGCTGACGGGATTTATAGCCACTGAAAT TGTAAATGAATTGTATGTGGATGACCCTGATAAAGACAGTGGTGGGAAGATAGATGTGAGTTTAAACATCAGTTTGCCAAACTTACACTGTGATT tggTGGGTTTGGACATCCAGGATGAAATGGGGCGCCATGAGGTGGGCCACATAGACAACTCCATGAAGATTCCTCTGAACCAGGGAGAGGGCTGCCGCTTCGAGGGCGAGTTCACCGTCAACAAA gtacCAGGGAACTTCCATGTGTCGACACACGGTGCGACAGCACAGCCTCAAAGCCCTGACATGACTCACACCATCCACAAGCTGGCCTTTGGAGAAAAGCTACAA GTGCAAAAAGTCCAAGGAGCCTTTAATGCTTTAGGAGGGGCAAACCGGCTGTCATCTAACC CGCTGGCGTCGCACGACTACATACTGAAGATTGTGCCGACTGTGTATGAAGACTTGTCAGGCAGACAGAGGTTTTCCTACCAGTACACCGTAGCAAACAAG gaGTATGTTGCTTACAGCCACACAGGCAGAATAATCCCTGCGATCTGGTTCAGATATGACCTGAGTCCAATCACGGTCAAGTACACGGAGAGGAGGCAGCCTTTTTATCGCTTCATCACAACG ATTTGTGCCATAATCGGAGGGACGTTCACTGTTGCCGGGATCATCGACTCGTGTATATTCACTGCCTCCGAGGCGTGGAAGAAGATCCAGATCGGAAAGATGTCATGA